A single window of Methylobacterium nodulans ORS 2060 DNA harbors:
- a CDS encoding HMA2 domain-containing protein: MTAQPHLRALDGSSSRQGQIACDDRVGALITATYIHHVPGRLRVKLQHLKNDAAATETVCLRLSKIAGVRSVKGNTALGSLTILYDEPAEPDALLGAIGVAWPKQTSAVSQRHSHNPRRHGTSWKDLALAGMTVHLVFDLVVWATAAGALMTR; the protein is encoded by the coding sequence ATGACCGCTCAGCCACACCTCCGAGCGCTCGACGGTTCATCGTCCCGTCAAGGTCAGATCGCCTGTGATGATCGTGTCGGGGCGCTCATCACTGCAACCTATATCCATCATGTTCCGGGGCGGCTGCGTGTTAAGCTGCAGCACCTCAAGAACGATGCCGCCGCAACAGAGACCGTGTGCTTGCGCCTGAGCAAGATTGCGGGTGTCAGAAGTGTGAAGGGCAACACGGCTCTGGGCAGCCTCACGATTTTGTACGACGAGCCGGCTGAGCCGGATGCGCTGCTTGGCGCAATTGGCGTGGCTTGGCCGAAGCAGACCAGCGCTGTCTCTCAGCGTCATAGCCATAATCCCCGCCGGCATGGCACCTCCTGGAAGGATCTCGCCCTGGCCGGGATGACAGTGCACCTCGTGTTCGATCTGGTGGTCTGGGCAACGGCAGCAGGAGCGCTCATGACACGGTGA
- a CDS encoding CYTH domain-containing protein, which produces MALEIERKFLASPAVLEHCRCGISIVQGYLYTDEDNTVRVRRAGSRFYFTWKGKRRGCTREEFECELSAESGASLFAALRPEQCIQKMRYRVEHAGAVWDVDVFTGALSGLIVAELELTNEDQLVVLPAWVGQEVTDDERYRNSRLAAQASTSLPIRSLRQRTSCHPSSDARFVSFCEPLVH; this is translated from the coding sequence GTGGCGCTTGAGATCGAGCGTAAGTTCCTCGCCAGTCCGGCCGTGCTGGAGCATTGCCGGTGCGGCATCAGCATCGTTCAGGGCTACCTCTACACGGACGAAGACAACACCGTCCGGGTCCGGCGGGCAGGCAGCCGTTTCTACTTCACCTGGAAGGGCAAACGGCGAGGCTGCACGCGGGAGGAGTTCGAGTGCGAGCTCTCAGCAGAGAGCGGTGCTTCTCTGTTTGCAGCGCTCCGCCCTGAGCAGTGCATTCAGAAAATGCGGTACCGCGTCGAGCACGCCGGTGCGGTCTGGGACGTGGACGTGTTCACAGGGGCCCTGTCAGGGTTGATCGTGGCGGAACTCGAACTCACGAATGAGGATCAGCTGGTGGTTCTGCCAGCCTGGGTCGGCCAGGAGGTGACGGACGACGAGCGCTACCGCAACTCGCGGTTGGCTGCACAGGCGTCCACCTCATTGCCGATCCGCAGCCTGAGACAGCGCACGTCCTGCCATCCGAGCAGCGACGCTCGCTTCGTGAGCTTCTGTGAACCGCTGGTACATTAG
- a CDS encoding class I SAM-dependent methyltransferase: MGFYGDHVVPWLVDRAMANEDLLEYRRRVVRAAQGRVLEIGIGSGHNLPFYGPSVTEILGIEPSQALIDKARQRARATQRTVCFLQGSAEVIPLDAGSVNSVVTTWTLCSIPDVGAALAEMRRVLKPGGELLFVEHGKAPDPWVARWQDWLTPAWKPLAGGCHLNRPIGDLIRRTGFRTTDLRTGFAPGPRPFTFMYEGRACPA; encoded by the coding sequence ATGGGCTTCTACGGTGATCACGTGGTTCCCTGGCTCGTCGACCGGGCCATGGCGAACGAGGACCTCCTCGAATACCGGCGCCGCGTCGTCAGGGCGGCCCAAGGGCGCGTGCTGGAGATCGGCATCGGGTCGGGGCACAACCTGCCGTTCTACGGCCCCAGTGTGACGGAGATCCTCGGCATCGAGCCCTCACAGGCGCTCATCGACAAGGCGAGGCAGCGGGCCCGCGCGACCCAACGGACCGTGTGCTTCCTCCAGGGATCGGCCGAGGTCATCCCGCTGGACGCCGGCAGCGTGAACTCCGTCGTGACCACATGGACCCTATGCTCGATCCCGGATGTCGGGGCGGCGCTCGCGGAGATGCGCCGCGTGCTCAAACCCGGTGGAGAGCTTCTGTTCGTGGAACACGGCAAGGCGCCGGATCCGTGGGTGGCTCGTTGGCAGGACTGGCTCACGCCCGCCTGGAAGCCGCTCGCCGGCGGATGTCATCTCAACCGCCCCATAGGGGATCTCATCCGCAGGACAGGCTTCCGGACCACGGATCTCCGGACCGGCTTCGCGCCCGGCCCACGCCCCTTCACATTCATGTATGAGGGGCGGGCCTGTCCTGCATGA
- a CDS encoding TonB-dependent receptor domain-containing protein — protein MLSASWCAFCPPALAQSQGTIALDEIEVTSPSPIQPARGQPAGSGASSMGTLGILPVVTDTFSPVTVVTRDQIAREQPRTLGDALFDKPGISSSTYAPGAASRPIIRGLDQARVRIQENGVINNGVSDLGEDHAVPVNPLINDRIEVIRGPATLRYGSGAIGGVVSAENNRVPTFIPLNGYTGQVTTGFSSVDNGRLGAATIDAGKDGIAVHADGFKTATDSYAIPGGIQRNSYTASQGGAVGISAIGDRGFVGIAFSHYDSLYGIPGGVAEQDRTRLDPRQDRVLSRGEYRPLDGLFEAIRYWAGYSVYRHDEIGIGEDGIEGMQAIFKNREAEGRVELQHVPVFTAIGKLTGALGFQSDRRVINSQLEAFLSKTESRANAVYLFEELEVRPGTRLQAAGRYEVDRLSSTAAQFPAGYVPADGQDPFQYALTRRFAPKSASIGALQDLPYGFVASLNGSYVERAPTSYELFSQGPHDATATFEIGNPTLKRERARTVEASIRKADGPLRLDATGYYTRYTGFIYRNYTGLFCDDDFASCGSGTENRQIVYQQQNATFYGAEIAAQYDAIPVGNGWFGVEGQFDFVRAQFDDGTNVPRIPPYRVGGGVFLRAEGWFARVNLLHAFAHTEIAPFETPTPGWNDLRAEISYTKSLDPAVYGASEVTLGLEGRNLLDDDIRNSASFKKDEILLPGRNVRFFLTARF, from the coding sequence ATCCTGTCAGCCTCGTGGTGCGCCTTCTGCCCGCCCGCCCTGGCGCAGTCGCAAGGCACCATCGCGCTGGATGAGATCGAGGTGACCTCCCCCAGCCCGATCCAGCCCGCGCGCGGTCAGCCGGCGGGCTCAGGGGCCAGCAGCATGGGCACGCTGGGCATTCTGCCTGTGGTCACCGACACGTTCTCCCCCGTCACCGTCGTGACCCGCGACCAGATCGCCCGCGAGCAGCCGAGGACGCTCGGTGACGCGCTGTTCGACAAGCCGGGCATTTCCTCCTCGACCTACGCGCCAGGGGCGGCCTCACGGCCGATCATCCGCGGCCTCGACCAGGCCCGCGTGCGCATCCAGGAGAACGGCGTCATCAACAACGGTGTGTCGGACCTTGGCGAGGACCACGCCGTCCCGGTCAACCCGCTGATCAACGATCGCATCGAGGTCATCCGCGGCCCGGCCACGCTCCGCTACGGCTCCGGGGCGATCGGAGGCGTGGTCTCGGCCGAGAACAACCGGGTGCCGACCTTCATCCCGCTCAACGGCTACACGGGCCAGGTCACGACCGGGTTCTCCAGCGTCGACAACGGCCGGCTCGGGGCCGCCACCATCGATGCGGGCAAGGATGGCATCGCGGTCCACGCCGACGGCTTCAAGACCGCCACGGACAGCTACGCCATTCCCGGCGGCATCCAGCGCAACTCCTACACCGCGTCGCAGGGCGGCGCGGTCGGCATCTCGGCCATCGGCGACCGCGGCTTCGTCGGCATCGCGTTCAGCCACTACGACAGCCTCTACGGCATCCCCGGTGGCGTCGCCGAGCAGGACCGGACCCGCCTCGATCCGCGCCAGGATCGCGTGCTGTCGCGCGGCGAGTACCGGCCCCTCGACGGACTGTTCGAGGCAATCCGCTACTGGGCCGGCTACTCGGTCTACCGCCACGACGAGATCGGCATCGGCGAGGACGGCATCGAAGGCATGCAGGCGATCTTCAAGAACCGCGAGGCGGAGGGCCGGGTCGAGCTGCAGCACGTTCCGGTCTTCACCGCGATCGGCAAGCTCACCGGCGCGCTCGGCTTCCAGTCCGACCGGCGCGTGATCAACTCGCAGCTCGAAGCCTTCCTGTCGAAGACCGAGTCCCGCGCCAATGCCGTCTACCTCTTCGAGGAGCTGGAGGTTCGCCCCGGGACCCGCCTGCAGGCGGCCGGCCGCTACGAGGTCGACCGGCTGAGCAGCACCGCGGCGCAGTTCCCGGCGGGCTACGTGCCAGCCGACGGGCAGGATCCGTTCCAGTACGCCCTGACGCGCCGCTTCGCCCCGAAGAGCGCCAGCATCGGCGCGCTGCAGGATCTGCCCTACGGGTTCGTCGCGAGCCTCAACGGCTCCTACGTCGAACGGGCGCCGACATCCTACGAATTGTTCTCGCAAGGGCCGCACGACGCCACCGCCACCTTCGAGATCGGCAATCCCACCCTGAAGAGGGAGCGGGCACGCACCGTGGAGGCGAGCATCCGCAAGGCCGATGGGCCGCTGCGCCTCGACGCGACCGGCTATTACACGCGCTACACCGGCTTCATCTACCGCAACTACACGGGCCTGTTCTGTGACGATGACTTCGCGTCCTGCGGCTCGGGTACGGAAAACCGGCAGATCGTCTACCAGCAGCAGAACGCGACGTTCTACGGCGCCGAGATCGCGGCACAGTACGATGCTATTCCCGTGGGCAATGGCTGGTTCGGGGTTGAGGGCCAGTTCGATTTCGTGCGCGCCCAATTTGACGACGGCACCAACGTGCCGCGCATTCCGCCGTACCGGGTCGGTGGTGGAGTGTTCCTGCGGGCGGAAGGCTGGTTCGCGCGGGTGAACCTGCTGCACGCCTTCGCCCACACCGAGATCGCGCCGTTCGAAACACCGACGCCGGGCTGGAACGACCTACGCGCCGAGATCAGCTACACGAAGTCGCTGGATCCGGCAGTCTACGGCGCGAGCGAGGTCACGCTGGGGCTGGAGGGCCGGAACCTGCTGGACGACGACATCCGCAACTCGGCCTCGTTCAAGAAGGACGAGATCCTGCTGCCGGGGCGCAACGTCCGCTTCTTCCTGACCGCGCGGTTCTGA
- a CDS encoding aquaporin, with amino-acid sequence MTTSYSVAQRVAAEALGTGFLVATVVGSGIMAERLAGGNVAIALLGNTIPTGAILIVLVLALGPISGAHFNPAVSLVMGLTRALPGRDVGIYVPAQVVGGCLGTLAAHAMFDLPLFQLAAKLRTGPAQWFAEFVATFGLLVTILSVVRFRIEAVPVAVGLYITAAYWFTASTSFANPAVTIARALTDTFAGIAPNHILPFILAQLAGALAGMVVMRWLLTGRAAAPSAAALAK; translated from the coding sequence ATGACGACATCCTACTCGGTCGCTCAGCGGGTCGCCGCCGAAGCCCTCGGCACCGGGTTTCTCGTCGCTACGGTCGTGGGCTCCGGCATCATGGCCGAGCGCCTGGCCGGCGGGAACGTTGCGATCGCGCTCCTCGGCAACACGATCCCGACCGGGGCCATCCTGATCGTGCTGGTCCTGGCGCTCGGCCCGATCTCGGGCGCGCATTTCAACCCGGCGGTCTCGCTCGTGATGGGCCTGACGCGCGCCCTTCCAGGGCGCGATGTCGGAATCTACGTGCCGGCGCAGGTCGTCGGGGGCTGTCTCGGCACGCTCGCGGCGCATGCCATGTTCGATCTGCCGCTCTTCCAGCTCGCGGCAAAGCTGCGCACGGGGCCGGCGCAGTGGTTCGCGGAGTTCGTCGCCACGTTCGGTCTGCTGGTGACGATCCTGTCCGTGGTGCGCTTCCGGATCGAGGCCGTCCCCGTCGCGGTCGGCCTCTACATCACCGCCGCCTACTGGTTTACGGCCTCGACGTCCTTCGCGAATCCGGCGGTGACGATCGCCCGCGCCCTCACGGACACCTTCGCGGGGATCGCACCGAACCACATCCTCCCCTTCATCCTGGCACAGCTCGCCGGCGCGCTCGCGGGGATGGTTGTCATGCGCTGGCTCCTGACCGGGCGAGCGGCTGCTCCTTCCGCAGCGGCACTCGCCAAATAG
- a CDS encoding cation-translocating P-type ATPase, translating into MAQTASAPAWPQSTGPLQAPDLQPACEAVSGTVVPLHLSRSGRSRLRVDGLTGTPDLAERLERGLSALPEIRSASASTLTGNVVVHHDPALAVHALIARIQALVRGEPLSPPDAAQDAWHRTAPEQIAAELRTDLRSGLTSAEAQARLAAGANTLPPLQQRSALGILAEQFASLPVLLLAGAAAISLATGALLEAGAIAAVVVLNAGIGYTTESRTERTIQSLGLPGPMTTPVVRDGSAVDLPAEALVPGDLITLQRGMVVPADARLLAVQSLSVSEAALTGESLPVAKAADTLGTVILPLAERTNMVYRGTIVTGGSGTAVVVATGAHTEVGRIQRLVADIRDPATPIQRQLDELGRQLVWVTLLASAAIFGVGLLRGLAALLVLRSALSVAVAAVPEGLPMVATSTLALGVEAMRRRAVLVRRLEAIETLAAADVICFDKTGTLTFGTMSVAALAIGERLYRAGAKGLVDQAGAAPDPADPRLIQLLRIGSLCSEAGIEHPHGQPVLTGSATENALIQAALDAGIDVLGLRQDWAVRSVQHRTEAYRFMATVHAAGPRRFTAVKGSPDEVLARCRWDAMPEGGSRELTADRRAIIRASNDRLARDALRVLGFAYRESRDDAVGAERIEDLIWVGLVGLSDPVRPGLDALMQQLHRAGLQTIMLTGDQSATARAVGEHIGLNGHDSTSLQVLDSVDLDRLAEAERGPALRRTHAFARISPAQKLAVVRDLQRSGATVVMVGDGVNDSPALRAADVGIALGRDGPAAAREVADIFLESDDPRALLLALERGRATATNIRKAIHYLLSTNASEILLMLMTTAAGFGQALSPIQLLWINLISDVLPGIGLALEPPEPGILDSKPMPTGTALVDPAETGQLAKEAALLTSGALAAALFGAARYGRDAAQTRTMTFGSLTCAQLLHALTCRSGAGHRTPLSRNPVLGRILAGSFLAQGAALLVPGLRGLLGVGPIGALDGLVMLAGGVGPFLAAKALSSSGSPDLHFRRSPAPTGARPPAERAEGSASSLERGGTL; encoded by the coding sequence ATGGCACAGACCGCCTCTGCACCAGCGTGGCCGCAGTCCACCGGGCCGCTGCAGGCGCCCGACCTGCAGCCGGCGTGTGAGGCGGTGTCCGGCACCGTCGTGCCCCTCCATCTCTCCCGCTCCGGACGCAGCCGCCTGCGCGTCGACGGGCTGACCGGCACACCCGATCTCGCCGAGCGGCTCGAGCGCGGCCTGTCGGCCCTGCCTGAAATCCGTTCAGCCAGCGCCAGCACGCTGACCGGCAACGTTGTCGTTCATCACGATCCTGCGCTGGCGGTCCATGCCCTCATCGCGCGCATCCAGGCGCTGGTGCGCGGCGAGCCTCTCTCACCTCCGGACGCGGCACAGGACGCTTGGCACCGCACGGCACCCGAACAGATCGCGGCCGAGCTTCGCACCGATCTCAGGTCTGGACTGACGAGCGCGGAGGCACAGGCGCGGCTCGCAGCCGGCGCCAACACGCTGCCGCCCCTGCAGCAGCGCTCGGCCCTCGGCATCCTCGCCGAGCAGTTCGCCAGCTTGCCCGTGCTTCTGCTGGCCGGTGCCGCTGCGATCTCTCTGGCCACAGGGGCTCTCCTGGAGGCTGGCGCGATCGCCGCCGTGGTCGTCCTCAATGCGGGGATCGGATACACGACGGAAAGCCGAACCGAGCGGACCATCCAGAGCCTGGGCCTTCCCGGTCCGATGACCACGCCGGTCGTTCGGGACGGATCCGCCGTGGATCTTCCGGCCGAGGCTCTGGTTCCGGGCGACCTCATCACCCTGCAGCGCGGCATGGTCGTCCCGGCCGATGCGCGGCTGCTGGCCGTTCAGTCCCTCTCCGTCAGCGAGGCGGCGCTGACCGGCGAGAGCCTGCCGGTGGCCAAAGCGGCCGACACGCTTGGGACGGTGATACTGCCGCTCGCCGAGCGGACCAACATGGTCTACCGCGGCACCATCGTGACCGGCGGCAGCGGCACCGCCGTTGTCGTCGCCACGGGGGCGCACACCGAAGTCGGCCGGATCCAGCGCCTGGTCGCGGACATCCGAGACCCCGCAACCCCGATCCAGCGCCAGCTCGACGAACTCGGACGACAACTCGTCTGGGTCACCTTGCTCGCGAGCGCGGCCATCTTCGGGGTCGGGCTGCTGCGGGGGCTCGCGGCTCTGCTGGTGCTGCGCTCCGCCCTCTCGGTGGCCGTGGCCGCGGTCCCGGAAGGCCTGCCGATGGTTGCGACCTCGACGCTGGCGCTTGGGGTCGAGGCGATGCGCCGCCGCGCGGTGCTGGTCCGGCGGCTGGAGGCGATCGAGACCCTCGCGGCGGCCGACGTGATCTGCTTTGACAAGACTGGAACCCTGACCTTCGGCACGATGTCCGTCGCTGCATTGGCGATCGGCGAGAGGCTGTACCGGGCCGGCGCGAAGGGGCTCGTGGATCAGGCCGGAGCGGCGCCCGATCCGGCCGATCCCCGACTCATACAGCTTCTGCGGATCGGCAGCCTGTGCAGCGAGGCCGGGATCGAGCACCCGCATGGCCAGCCCGTGCTCACCGGCTCGGCGACGGAGAACGCCCTGATCCAGGCGGCTTTGGACGCCGGCATCGATGTGCTCGGCCTGCGGCAGGACTGGGCCGTGCGCTCGGTTCAGCATCGCACGGAAGCCTATCGCTTCATGGCCACCGTCCATGCCGCCGGGCCGCGCCGCTTCACCGCCGTCAAGGGCAGCCCCGACGAAGTTCTGGCCCGCTGCCGGTGGGACGCGATGCCTGAAGGCGGCAGTCGTGAGTTGACGGCGGACCGCCGCGCGATCATCCGGGCCAGCAATGACCGCTTGGCACGCGACGCGCTGCGCGTTCTTGGCTTTGCCTACCGGGAGAGCCGCGACGACGCGGTGGGCGCGGAGCGGATCGAGGACCTGATCTGGGTCGGCCTCGTCGGCCTGTCCGATCCGGTGCGGCCTGGCCTTGATGCCCTGATGCAGCAGCTGCATCGGGCGGGGCTGCAGACCATCATGCTGACGGGCGATCAGAGCGCGACGGCTCGGGCCGTCGGCGAGCACATCGGCCTCAACGGCCACGACAGCACCAGCCTGCAGGTGCTCGATTCGGTTGATCTCGACAGGCTCGCAGAGGCGGAGCGTGGACCGGCGCTGCGCCGTACCCATGCTTTTGCCCGGATCAGTCCGGCCCAGAAGCTCGCCGTCGTGCGGGACCTGCAGCGCTCCGGCGCGACGGTGGTGATGGTCGGAGACGGGGTGAACGATAGTCCGGCGCTCCGGGCTGCCGATGTCGGCATCGCCCTGGGTCGGGATGGGCCGGCCGCGGCGCGGGAGGTGGCCGACATCTTCCTGGAGTCGGACGATCCGCGGGCCCTTCTGCTCGCGCTCGAGCGCGGCCGCGCGACCGCGACGAACATCCGCAAGGCCATTCACTATCTGCTGAGCACCAATGCCAGCGAGATCCTGCTCATGCTGATGACAACGGCTGCGGGCTTCGGTCAGGCGTTGTCTCCAATCCAGCTGCTCTGGATCAACCTGATCTCCGACGTGCTGCCGGGGATCGGGCTGGCGCTCGAACCACCGGAGCCGGGGATCCTGGACAGCAAGCCCATGCCGACCGGCACGGCTTTGGTCGATCCGGCGGAAACCGGCCAACTTGCCAAGGAGGCAGCCCTGCTCACCTCCGGCGCGTTGGCGGCCGCGCTCTTCGGGGCAGCCCGCTACGGCCGAGACGCGGCCCAGACCCGCACCATGACCTTTGGCAGCTTGACCTGCGCCCAGCTCCTGCACGCTCTGACCTGCCGCTCCGGGGCCGGCCACAGGACGCCGTTGTCGCGGAATCCTGTGCTCGGGCGGATTCTCGCCGGTTCGTTCCTGGCGCAGGGGGCAGCGCTGCTGGTGCCCGGTCTTCGCGGCCTGCTCGGGGTTGGCCCGATCGGGGCCCTGGACGGCCTGGTGATGCTGGCCGGCGGCGTGGGTCCGTTCTTGGCTGCGAAGGCGTTGAGCAGCAGCGGCTCCCCAGACCTGCATTTCCGGCGCTCGCCAGCCCCGACTGGGGCTAGGCCGCCAGCAGAGCGGGCTGAGGGCTCGGCCTCAAGCTTGGAGCGGGGCGGAACTCTGTGA
- a CDS encoding DUF5132 domain-containing protein, translating into MALLEDVLKGENLGAGLGIAVVGVVLAPVVLPVLRPLAKTVIKAGLIAYDQGRTALADLNERTGDILGEARAEIAEAAEARNREHTERPRRRAAEVQAVPSAT; encoded by the coding sequence ATGGCCTTGCTGGAAGATGTCTTGAAAGGCGAGAACCTCGGCGCTGGTCTCGGCATTGCCGTCGTCGGCGTCGTCCTCGCGCCGGTGGTCCTCCCCGTCCTCCGCCCTCTCGCCAAGACCGTGATCAAGGCCGGACTGATCGCCTACGATCAGGGCCGCACCGCCCTGGCCGATCTCAACGAGCGCACCGGTGACATTCTCGGCGAGGCTCGGGCGGAGATTGCCGAAGCCGCCGAGGCCAGGAACAGGGAGCACACCGAGCGCCCGCGGCGCAGGGCCGCGGAGGTGCAAGCCGTGCCCTCGGCGACCTGA
- a CDS encoding CBS domain-containing protein — protein sequence MIIRSVGELAMRHSLHSTTCEATITEVCRRLQDHHVGALAVLEDGKLVGIISERDVISRVIAVGREPTATTVRAVMTPDPQTIDCENYLIDALQKMLDGQFRHLPVMRGDEVIRMISMRDIPTEDRLMYQRFTEAHEASVAARMAGRALSQAADRQ from the coding sequence ATGATCATCCGCAGCGTTGGCGAGCTTGCAATGCGTCACTCCCTTCACAGCACGACCTGCGAAGCAACGATCACGGAGGTGTGCCGCCGCCTGCAAGACCATCACGTCGGCGCGCTCGCAGTGCTCGAGGATGGCAAGCTCGTCGGCATCATCAGCGAGCGCGACGTGATTTCCCGCGTCATTGCGGTTGGGCGTGAGCCCACAGCCACTACAGTCCGCGCGGTGATGACGCCTGACCCGCAAACCATCGACTGTGAGAACTATTTGATCGACGCGCTCCAGAAGATGCTGGACGGGCAGTTCCGGCATCTACCCGTGATGCGCGGGGATGAGGTGATCAGGATGATCTCGATGCGGGACATCCCAACCGAGGACCGCCTAATGTACCAGCGGTTCACAGAAGCTCACGAAGCGAGCGTCGCTGCTCGGATGGCAGGACGTGCGCTGTCTCAGGCTGCGGATCGGCAATGA